One Deinococcus sp. LM3 genomic region harbors:
- a CDS encoding CBS domain-containing protein, whose protein sequence is MTTPLLVQDAMHPRAVTVGAHEPLSAAVVAMQELGVKRLPVVQAGRVIGIVTDGEVRRALPALSDGLSPWEFTDHVGRVRVRDVMRAPVHTVTPQTPLRAALRTLLDRRVGGLPVVQEETGALMGMLTLTDVLRAEARAPRLQWGAAAQHMTREVVTVTPDTPASEAAAILNVTRLHVLPVVQGGQLTGVLHARDLRDAVDRAAATHGPTLMADQFFLQSVTVRDLMRPPSGYLTESVPMHDALTRMLEADVHGLPVITQDGELLGVVTISDVIRTLLGESVGAGSVNA, encoded by the coding sequence ATGACCACCCCCCTACTCGTTCAGGACGCCATGCACCCCCGCGCCGTCACCGTCGGCGCGCACGAACCACTCAGCGCCGCCGTGGTCGCCATGCAGGAACTCGGCGTGAAACGCCTGCCGGTCGTGCAGGCAGGCCGCGTGATCGGCATCGTCACGGACGGCGAGGTGCGCCGCGCCCTCCCGGCCCTGAGTGACGGCCTGAGCCCCTGGGAGTTCACGGACCACGTGGGCCGCGTGCGCGTACGCGACGTGATGCGCGCCCCCGTTCACACCGTCACTCCGCAGACGCCGCTGCGCGCCGCGCTGCGCACCCTGCTCGACCGCCGGGTGGGCGGCCTGCCGGTCGTGCAGGAGGAAACGGGCGCCCTGATGGGCATGCTGACCCTGACCGACGTGCTGCGCGCCGAGGCCCGCGCGCCCCGGTTGCAGTGGGGAGCGGCGGCGCAGCACATGACCCGCGAGGTCGTGACGGTCACGCCCGACACGCCCGCCAGCGAGGCCGCCGCCATCCTGAACGTCACGCGGCTGCACGTGCTGCCGGTCGTGCAGGGCGGCCAGCTGACCGGCGTGCTGCACGCCCGCGACCTGCGGGACGCGGTGGACCGCGCCGCCGCCACGCACGGCCCCACCCTGATGGCCGACCAGTTCTTTCTGCAGAGCGTCACCGTCCGCGACCTGATGCGCCCGCCCAGCGGCTACCTGACCGAGAGCGTCCCCATGCACGACGCCCTGACCCGCATGCTCGAAGCCGACGTGCACGGCCTGCCGGTCATCACGCAGGACGGGGAACTGCTGGGCGTGGTGACCATCAGCGACGTGATCCGCACGCTGCTGGGCGAGAGCGTGGGCGCAGGCAGCGTGAACGCGTAA
- the lipA gene encoding lipoyl synthase: MTQDTQAAKEPKFIKNGIYRKDSVPVREKKPEWLKVTIPTGQVFTEVRKIVKEHRLHTVCEEAMCPNIGECWSRGTATFMLMGHICTRACRFCAVDTGNPMGKLDLDEPQGVADSVRLMGLKYVVLTSVDRDDLPDGGAYHFAKTVQAIKRLNPETRVEALTPDFGGNTHCVDLVLDSGVDTYAQNLETVRRLTHPVRDIRADYDQTLKVLAHAKQARPDVITKTSIMLGLGETREELTQTMRDCRAAGVDVLTFGQYLRPTMHHLPVERYVSPAEFDELRDEAMAMGFLEVVSGPLVRSSYKAEQIVMDRPGNLPEHLAHLGEGSELSLI, translated from the coding sequence ATGACCCAGGACACCCAAGCAGCCAAGGAACCCAAGTTCATCAAGAACGGCATCTACCGCAAGGACAGCGTGCCTGTCCGCGAGAAGAAACCCGAGTGGCTGAAAGTCACCATCCCCACCGGGCAGGTGTTCACGGAAGTCCGCAAGATCGTCAAGGAACACCGCCTGCACACCGTGTGCGAGGAAGCCATGTGCCCCAACATCGGCGAATGCTGGAGCCGCGGCACGGCCACCTTCATGCTGATGGGTCACATCTGCACCCGCGCCTGCCGCTTCTGCGCCGTGGACACCGGCAACCCCATGGGCAAACTCGACCTGGACGAACCCCAGGGCGTCGCCGACTCGGTGCGGCTCATGGGCCTGAAGTACGTCGTGCTGACCAGCGTCGACCGGGACGACCTGCCGGACGGCGGCGCGTACCACTTCGCCAAGACCGTGCAGGCCATCAAACGCCTCAACCCCGAAACGCGCGTCGAGGCCCTCACGCCCGACTTCGGCGGCAACACCCACTGCGTGGACCTCGTTCTCGACAGCGGCGTGGACACCTACGCCCAGAACCTCGAAACGGTCCGCCGCCTCACCCACCCCGTCCGCGACATCCGCGCCGACTACGACCAGACCCTGAAGGTCCTCGCGCACGCCAAACAGGCCCGCCCGGACGTCATCACCAAGACCAGCATCATGCTCGGCCTGGGCGAAACCCGCGAGGAACTCACGCAGACCATGCGCGACTGCCGCGCCGCCGGCGTGGACGTCCTGACCTTCGGGCAGTACCTGCGCCCCACCATGCACCACCTGCCCGTCGAGCGCTACGTCTCCCCCGCCGAATTCGACGAACTGCGCGACGAGGCCATGGCCATGGGCTTCCTGGAAGTCGTCAGCGGCCCCCTGGTCCGCTCCTCCTACAAGGCCGAGCAGATCGTCATGGACCGCCCCGGCAACCTGCCCGAACACCTCGCCCACCTCGGCGAAGGCAGCGAACTCAGCCTGATCTGA